From Ktedonobacterales bacterium, one genomic window encodes:
- a CDS encoding PPOX class F420-dependent oxidoreductase: protein MTELTPAARAFLSETRFASLATINKDGSPQQTTMWYDLDGDTVLMNTAAGRVKHRNLLRDQRASICVLDGYRWVTISGHVELNDDQAVAQPDIKRLAIRYHGQEKGERQARESFSKQQRVTIRLKIEHIIEDL from the coding sequence ATGACAGAATTGACACCAGCCGCCCGCGCATTCTTAAGCGAGACACGCTTTGCCTCGCTGGCAACCATCAACAAAGATGGTTCCCCGCAGCAAACCACCATGTGGTATGACCTCGATGGCGATACCGTCCTGATGAATACCGCCGCCGGGCGGGTGAAACATCGCAACCTTCTGCGCGATCAACGCGCGTCAATCTGCGTGCTGGATGGCTATCGCTGGGTCACGATCAGCGGGCATGTCGAACTCAACGACGATCAGGCAGTTGCCCAGCCGGACATTAAACGGCTGGCGATACGCTATCATGGTCAGGAAAAGGGCGAGCGGCAGGCCCGCGAAAGCTTCTCCAAACAGCAGCGAGTCACCATACGCCTCAAGATAGAACACATCATCGAAGACCTTTAG
- a CDS encoding LLM class F420-dependent oxidoreductase yields MRIGLHIPNFTWPGGPAALQERLAAVAHTADDAGFSFITVMDHFFQIGAYGPPEMEMLEGYSALSYLAGATKRARLGTMVTGVTYRHPGVLIKTATTLDVLSGGRAFLGVGAAWFEREHQGLGVAFPPLKERFERLEETLQIAQQMFAGNAEPYEGRHYQLAEPLLKPAPLSQPRIPILVGGSGEQKTLRLVAKYADGCNTFGNPDTQRQKLAILKRHCEEVGRPYAAILRTTNSRIHVTTNGADGSLTPAQALEQVRALGEAGVQLANLSMPNVSTLEPLEIFGRDIIPALADLGDPAPAIWWG; encoded by the coding sequence ATGCGAATCGGATTGCACATCCCCAATTTCACCTGGCCGGGTGGTCCGGCTGCCTTACAGGAACGCCTGGCGGCTGTCGCGCACACTGCCGATGACGCGGGCTTCAGCTTCATCACCGTGATGGACCACTTCTTCCAAATCGGCGCGTATGGTCCCCCTGAAATGGAGATGCTGGAAGGGTACAGCGCGCTCTCGTACCTGGCAGGCGCTACGAAAAGAGCGCGCCTGGGTACAATGGTCACTGGCGTGACCTATCGCCATCCTGGTGTACTCATCAAAACGGCAACCACCCTTGACGTACTTTCGGGCGGCAGAGCGTTTCTAGGAGTTGGCGCGGCCTGGTTCGAGCGCGAGCATCAGGGATTGGGGGTCGCCTTTCCCCCGCTGAAAGAACGCTTCGAGCGACTGGAGGAAACCTTACAGATTGCCCAGCAGATGTTTGCCGGAAACGCGGAGCCATACGAGGGACGCCATTATCAACTCGCCGAGCCGCTCTTGAAACCTGCGCCGCTTTCGCAGCCACGCATCCCCATCCTGGTTGGCGGCAGCGGCGAACAAAAAACGCTGCGCCTGGTGGCAAAATACGCCGATGGCTGCAATACCTTTGGAAACCCTGACACCCAGCGCCAGAAATTAGCGATCCTCAAGCGGCACTGTGAAGAAGTAGGCCGCCCCTATGCAGCCATCCTGCGCACCACAAACAGCCGTATCCATGTCACCACCAATGGCGCGGATGGCAGCCTGACGCCTGCTCAGGCGCTGGAACAGGTGCGCGCCCTGGGAGAAGCTGGCGTGCAGCTTGCCAATTTGAGTATGCCGAACGTCTCAACCCTGGAGCCGCTGGAAATCTTTGGGCGAGACATCATTCCCGCCCTGGCCGATCTTGGCGATCCAGCGCCCGCCATCTGGTGGGGCTAG
- a CDS encoding LLM class flavin-dependent oxidoreductase, whose product MADLDFGFTLYPVARGEGRDVSTLMDYNRRCLRLLSPRFTTVWVEDHVQWGDQATLECLTTLSFLAGEFPALRFGTLVLGQSYRNPALTAKMAANLHYITGGRFILGIGAGWKEDEYRAYGYPYPPARVRVAQMDEAIEIIRRLWNDAPATFKGAHYQVEDAYCSPRPQPAIPLMIGGGGEQLVLRSVARYADWWNYNFCTAEAYARKLDVLHTRCAEEGRDFSTIRLTYYGIVSLPTDPAQVMKSQLHVIGGAPQQVAEELMGFINLGVSHFMIRFSDIASLERFNSEVLPLLP is encoded by the coding sequence ATGGCTGATCTGGATTTTGGGTTTACGCTCTATCCGGTCGCGCGCGGCGAGGGGCGCGATGTTTCGACCTTGATGGATTATAACCGGCGCTGTCTGCGTTTGCTCTCACCGCGTTTCACCACCGTCTGGGTTGAAGATCACGTTCAATGGGGCGATCAGGCGACGCTGGAATGTTTGACGACGCTCAGCTTTCTGGCGGGTGAGTTTCCTGCGCTGCGTTTTGGCACATTAGTGCTAGGCCAGTCGTATCGCAATCCGGCCCTGACCGCCAAGATGGCCGCGAATCTGCACTATATCACGGGTGGCCGCTTTATTCTGGGCATCGGCGCGGGCTGGAAAGAAGATGAGTATCGCGCTTACGGCTATCCATATCCACCGGCCAGAGTGCGCGTGGCTCAGATGGATGAGGCTATCGAGATTATCCGCAGGCTGTGGAACGATGCCCCGGCCACGTTCAAGGGCGCGCACTATCAGGTCGAGGATGCCTACTGTTCGCCGCGCCCACAGCCTGCTATCCCTTTGATGATTGGTGGCGGCGGCGAACAACTGGTGCTGCGCTCGGTGGCTCGCTACGCTGATTGGTGGAACTATAATTTCTGTACGGCAGAAGCATACGCCCGCAAGCTGGATGTGCTGCATACACGCTGCGCTGAAGAGGGGCGCGACTTTTCGACGATCAGATTGACGTATTACGGCATCGTGAGCCTGCCAACAGACCCGGCCCAGGTGATGAAATCGCAACTGCATGTCATCGGCGGCGCTCCGCAGCAGGTGGCCGAAGAACTGATGGGATTTATCAACCTGGGCGTCAGCCATTTCATGATTCGTTTCAGCGATATTGCCTCGCTGGAACGCTTCAACAGCGAGGTCTTGCCGCTGTTGCCCTGA
- a CDS encoding electron transfer flavoprotein subunit beta/FixA family protein, translating to MKICVCVKQIPDPNIEVSKLDPATNRLVRTGVSLVLDPGDEGGVEAALLLQEKHGGEVVAVSMGPQTAQEALRRTLAMGADGAILISDPALAGADSLGTARALAAAIGREQPDLVICATESTDGYTGMVPGGIAQLLGMPALTFAREISIDGDTCTIHRVTPTGYQVVEATLPVVITVASGAYTPRYPSMKGIMASKKKPLSVLSMADLGLNASEVGEAGAKERVVSVSKIEARAAGRVIKDDGAAAVAIADFLDQYKLL from the coding sequence GTGAAAATATGTGTCTGCGTAAAGCAGATTCCTGACCCCAATATCGAAGTGAGTAAGCTTGATCCGGCGACCAATCGCCTGGTGCGCACCGGCGTTTCGTTAGTGCTGGACCCCGGCGACGAAGGCGGGGTTGAGGCGGCGCTCCTGCTGCAAGAAAAGCATGGCGGCGAAGTGGTTGCCGTCTCGATGGGACCGCAAACCGCCCAGGAGGCGCTGCGGCGTACTCTGGCGATGGGGGCCGACGGAGCCATTCTCATTAGTGATCCGGCGCTGGCTGGCGCGGATTCGCTGGGGACAGCCCGCGCGCTGGCGGCGGCCATCGGGCGCGAACAACCCGATCTGGTCATTTGCGCCACCGAAAGCACCGACGGCTACACCGGCATGGTCCCCGGCGGTATCGCTCAACTGCTGGGGATGCCCGCGCTGACGTTCGCTCGTGAAATTAGCATTGACGGCGATACCTGCACGATACATCGCGTCACCCCCACCGGCTATCAGGTCGTCGAGGCAACACTCCCTGTCGTCATCACCGTTGCCAGCGGCGCGTACACCCCGCGTTATCCGTCAATGAAGGGCATTATGGCCTCCAAAAAGAAGCCGCTCTCTGTCCTGAGCATGGCTGACCTGGGGCTGAACGCCAGCGAGGTCGGCGAGGCAGGCGCGAAAGAGCGGGTCGTTTCGGTTTCCAAGATAGAGGCGCGAGCCGCCGGACGTGTCATCAAAGATGATGGCGCTGCCGCTGTGGCAATCGCCGACTTCCTGGACCAGTATAAATTGCTGTAA
- a CDS encoding electron transfer flavoprotein subunit alpha/FixB family protein, with amino-acid sequence MMADTIWVWVELNQGKPFRGSLEVLSKAAQLGAAEAVVFGSGARAAAPTLGAYGASKVYVHDDAAYDDYMAMPAAATLGALIEQQRPALLLFATTYDGRDVAARLSPMLGSGLITDATDFSLNGGELRVSVPWGGENIVTATLVHNGTKLVLFRPKAFALEEHSGITPTVEEVQASIDPALLRARITRRVEQAAEGPGLEDAAIIVSGGRGLGKPENFSVVEALANVLGGAVGATRAVVDAGWVPYSYQVGQTGKTVKPTLYIAVGISGAIQHLAGMKGSKYIVAINRDENAPIFSAADLGVVGDALTIVPQLTEELKRRKAAGG; translated from the coding sequence ATGATGGCGGATACAATCTGGGTATGGGTAGAACTGAACCAGGGCAAACCGTTTCGTGGTTCGCTGGAAGTGCTGAGCAAAGCCGCCCAGCTAGGCGCGGCGGAGGCAGTGGTCTTTGGCTCCGGCGCGCGCGCGGCAGCCCCGACCCTCGGCGCGTATGGCGCGAGCAAGGTCTACGTCCACGACGACGCGGCCTATGATGACTATATGGCAATGCCTGCGGCGGCCACGCTGGGCGCATTGATCGAGCAGCAGCGTCCGGCGCTGCTCCTGTTTGCCACCACCTATGATGGCCGCGACGTGGCCGCGCGCCTGAGTCCGATGCTTGGCAGCGGCCTGATTACCGACGCCACTGACTTCTCGCTCAACGGCGGCGAACTGCGCGTCAGCGTCCCCTGGGGCGGCGAGAACATCGTCACGGCGACGCTGGTACACAACGGAACGAAGCTCGTCCTCTTCCGGCCAAAGGCGTTTGCCCTGGAGGAACACAGCGGCATTACCCCCACCGTTGAAGAGGTCCAGGCCAGCATTGATCCCGCACTGCTGCGGGCGCGCATTACCCGGCGTGTCGAGCAGGCCGCCGAAGGGCCGGGACTCGAAGACGCGGCGATCATCGTCAGCGGCGGGCGCGGGCTGGGCAAGCCCGAAAACTTCTCAGTCGTCGAGGCGCTGGCAAACGTCCTGGGCGGCGCGGTTGGCGCGACCCGCGCGGTGGTTGACGCCGGATGGGTGCCGTACAGCTATCAGGTGGGGCAGACTGGCAAAACCGTCAAACCCACCCTCTATATCGCCGTCGGCATCAGCGGCGCGATCCAGCACCTGGCGGGCATGAAAGGCTCGAAGTACATCGTGGCGATTAACCGCGACGAGAACGCGCCCATCTTCTCTGCCGCCGATCTCGGCGTGGTGGGCGACGCGCTGACCATCGTACCCCAACTGACCGAAGAATTGAAGCGCCGCAAAGCGGCTGGCGGCTAA
- a CDS encoding HNH endonuclease: MSKAYVSKALRRRVADQARHRCGYCLTPETITGTPMEIEHIVPESRGGLTVESNLWLACKLCNDHKGERVEAPDPLTDEVVRLYNPRTQRWSKHFTWTPEGTQVIGMTPTGRATVVALKLNRSVLVDARQVWVAVGLHPPEE; this comes from the coding sequence GTGAGCAAGGCATATGTTTCTAAAGCACTCCGCCGCCGCGTGGCCGATCAGGCCCGGCATCGCTGTGGCTATTGCCTCACTCCTGAAACGATTACCGGCACGCCAATGGAGATTGAGCATATCGTGCCGGAGAGCCGGGGCGGCTTGACCGTCGAATCCAATCTCTGGTTAGCGTGCAAACTGTGCAACGACCACAAAGGCGAACGCGTAGAGGCGCCAGACCCGCTCACCGATGAGGTAGTGCGCCTCTACAATCCACGTACCCAGCGATGGAGCAAGCATTTCACCTGGACGCCTGAAGGAACTCAGGTTATTGGGATGACGCCAACGGGCCGGGCAACTGTTGTTGCCTTGAAACTCAATCGCTCTGTGCTGGTGGATGCCCGTCAGGTTTGGGTCGCTGTTGGCTTGCACCCGCCTGAAGAATGA